In Dysgonomonadaceae bacterium zrk40, one genomic interval encodes:
- a CDS encoding TIGR02757 family protein → MKSFLDEKADQYNRKSFIVNDPIAIPHRYATDKDREISGLFAALLAWGQRKTILSKCNELMHRMGDEPYRFVMEHGEEDLRGLLGFKHRTFNDTDLLYFISFLKRQYQKHASLEDAFLSDEGFFHSVEDSLVRFQETFVNDPDMPQRTRKHVASPARNATCKRLNMYLRWMVRSDERGVDFGIWKRIPQRELICPLDLHVDRTARALGLIGRKQTDWKTALQLMESLRRFDREDPVKYDYALFGLSVNDDDFPPL, encoded by the coding sequence CTGAAAAGTTTCCTGGATGAGAAAGCCGATCAATACAACCGGAAGTCTTTCATCGTGAATGACCCCATCGCCATTCCCCACCGTTATGCCACAGACAAGGACCGGGAGATAAGTGGTCTTTTTGCTGCGCTCCTTGCCTGGGGACAGCGAAAGACCATCCTTTCAAAGTGCAATGAGCTGATGCACCGGATGGGAGATGAACCCTACCGGTTTGTCATGGAGCATGGCGAAGAGGATCTGAGGGGTCTGTTGGGTTTCAAACACCGCACTTTTAATGACACCGACTTGCTTTACTTCATCAGTTTTCTAAAAAGGCAGTACCAAAAGCATGCGTCGCTCGAAGATGCTTTTCTTTCTGATGAAGGCTTTTTTCATTCCGTGGAAGATTCACTGGTCCGATTTCAAGAAACATTCGTGAATGATCCTGATATGCCACAACGTACCAGAAAGCATGTGGCATCGCCTGCCCGCAATGCAACCTGTAAGCGGTTGAACATGTATCTGCGCTGGATGGTGCGCAGCGATGAGAGAGGTGTTGATTTCGGCATATGGAAGAGGATCCCCCAGCGGGAACTGATCTGTCCGCTCGATCTGCATGTAGATCGTACAGCACGCGCGCTAGGGTTGATCGGTCGGAAACAAACCGACTGGAAAACGGCACTCCAGCTCATGGAGTCGCTTCGCCGGTTTGACCGTGAAGATCCGGTGAAGTATGACTATGCGCTCTTCGGGTTATCTGTCAACGACGATGATTTTCCGCCACTCTAG
- a CDS encoding trypsin-like peptidase domain-containing protein, translating into MDRPLTNMRLMLKYVLSLVACLSSFAALGQISHGGKPLSIEILPGIRTITAAEDLYVEMPPLSNEAELWRSSQEESSLRSLHFAHKFHKFIRPDNAGITFHWEHMKVWRVGIRSKGAYSLNILFTQFRLPPGAAVFVYNADQTEILGSFTEENNSELEMLPVQPIGGDELIVEYQEPVDALFPGEIEIGEVNHDFRGIFRAAEPRDPAQDCHPNIVCYPEDILPGSGVVGLIINGITYCTGSLVNNTSEDGTPYLLTATHCLNNDYDARFLANRKYDMIAGTIVAFFNYQSPLCSTDIRGPLQMTLASADSLLISERHDISLLRFKDIPPATYQPYYLGWDATATPLAPFHGIHHPNGGIKKVAVDEGSLSVTSFPGSKYNMKPYAHWEMKGWETGATEGGSSGSPLLDREKRIVGTLTGGVSMCSSPRGPDQYASLNKFWNVSDSLDNPLPINHYLDPGGTQAINVRGYEPYASNPYSRSMNFGTDEKPVETLHQSIPMFATNNTFGYAEFAEEFYTDGPVLLEGVFISSPANSNMLKNDIRIRVYTGNEKPELLRHEQSYQYSYLYYGNNRFSATGRNMRHSVENYIAFDHPVTVTGSFYISYYDANGTTNGFTVFNAEPRAIGSGKISTAWILNGNGWERSSENIENPVNTSLLIVPYLIGKKNVTVDPETEDLEIKAYYAGEVGRIFVESNFELLEWELFYVSGQKILQGRAEKSMNRASFPAA; encoded by the coding sequence ATGGATCGTCCCCTCACCAATATGCGCCTCATGCTGAAATATGTGCTTTCCCTTGTGGCCTGTCTCTCGTCTTTTGCAGCATTGGGACAAATCAGTCACGGAGGGAAACCACTCTCAATTGAAATCTTACCGGGAATACGTACCATCACGGCTGCAGAGGATCTATACGTAGAGATGCCTCCTCTCAGCAACGAGGCGGAATTGTGGCGATCGTCACAGGAGGAGTCTTCACTGAGGAGTCTCCATTTTGCCCATAAGTTTCACAAGTTTATCCGTCCCGACAACGCAGGCATCACCTTTCACTGGGAGCACATGAAGGTGTGGCGGGTAGGCATCCGCTCCAAGGGGGCCTATTCCCTCAACATCCTTTTCACACAGTTCAGACTTCCCCCCGGCGCCGCTGTTTTTGTTTACAACGCAGATCAGACAGAAATCCTGGGTTCCTTCACGGAAGAGAACAACAGCGAGCTGGAAATGCTTCCGGTTCAGCCTATCGGTGGAGATGAACTGATCGTGGAATACCAGGAACCGGTGGATGCACTCTTCCCGGGTGAAATTGAAATTGGGGAGGTGAATCATGACTTCCGTGGCATCTTCCGTGCGGCAGAGCCGCGTGATCCTGCTCAGGATTGTCATCCCAACATTGTCTGTTACCCGGAAGACATCCTTCCCGGGAGCGGTGTGGTGGGACTCATTATCAATGGAATCACCTACTGTACCGGCTCACTGGTGAACAACACCTCGGAGGATGGAACCCCTTATCTGCTGACAGCAACGCACTGCCTCAACAACGATTATGACGCTCGATTTCTTGCCAACAGGAAATATGACATGATAGCAGGAACGATTGTTGCATTCTTCAACTACCAGTCGCCCCTCTGCTCTACCGATATACGGGGGCCCCTGCAAATGACGTTGGCCTCTGCCGACTCGCTGTTGATCAGCGAACGACACGACATCTCGCTGCTGCGCTTCAAGGATATCCCCCCTGCAACATACCAACCCTATTACCTGGGATGGGATGCGACGGCAACACCCTTAGCTCCTTTTCACGGCATCCACCACCCGAATGGAGGCATCAAGAAGGTGGCAGTGGATGAGGGTTCCCTGTCTGTCACCTCATTTCCCGGTTCAAAATACAACATGAAACCTTATGCTCACTGGGAGATGAAAGGATGGGAAACGGGAGCCACTGAGGGTGGTTCTTCGGGATCACCCCTCCTCGACCGGGAGAAGCGAATTGTGGGCACCTTAACCGGTGGTGTTTCGATGTGCTCCTCACCGCGGGGACCGGATCAATATGCCTCGCTCAACAAGTTCTGGAACGTTTCCGATTCACTGGACAATCCCCTACCCATCAACCATTACCTGGATCCCGGCGGCACACAGGCCATCAATGTTCGGGGATATGAGCCATATGCCAGCAACCCCTACAGCAGGAGCATGAACTTCGGCACCGATGAGAAACCTGTTGAAACACTCCACCAATCGATCCCCATGTTCGCGACCAACAATACTTTTGGTTATGCTGAATTTGCAGAAGAGTTTTACACCGATGGTCCGGTGCTGTTGGAGGGCGTATTCATCTCTTCACCAGCAAACAGCAACATGCTGAAAAATGACATCAGAATCAGGGTTTATACTGGCAACGAGAAGCCTGAGTTGTTAAGACACGAACAATCCTACCAATACAGTTATCTCTATTATGGCAACAATCGTTTTTCAGCTACCGGTCGCAACATGCGACACAGCGTGGAGAACTACATTGCCTTCGATCATCCGGTAACGGTTACAGGCTCCTTCTACATCTCCTATTACGATGCCAACGGCACAACGAATGGATTCACCGTCTTCAATGCTGAACCACGTGCAATTGGATCAGGAAAGATCTCCACAGCCTGGATATTGAACGGCAATGGCTGGGAGCGCTCTTCCGAGAACATTGAGAATCCGGTCAACACCTCTCTTTTGATTGTCCCCTATCTGATTGGGAAGAAAAACGTTACGGTAGATCCTGAAACGGAGGATTTAGAGATAAAAGCGTACTATGCCGGTGAAGTTGGACGAATCTTTGTGGAATCGAATTTCGAATTGTTGGAATGGGAACTCTTTTATGTTTCCGGACAGAAGATACTGCAAGGAAGGGCTGAAAAAAGTATGAACAGGGCATCATTCCCGGCAGCTTAG
- the prfB gene encoding peptide chain release factor 2 (programmed frameshift) gives MITADQLKDVLEREHALRGYLDVDAKIIQLEEEELRTQSPDFWNDAKAAEKQMKVVRELKFWINAYQEVKAVADELQLAFDFVKEGIVSEEEVDAQYAEAIRLTEELELKNMLRREEDKLGAVLKINAGAGGTESQDWASMLFRMYQRWCESKNYKTTVTNWQDGDDAGIKTATLQVEGDLAYGFLKSENGVHRLVRVSPYNAQGKRMTSFASVFVVPLVDDTIEIEVNAANLSWDTFRSSGAGGQNVNKVETGVRLHYFHKDPDTGEEQEIVIENTESRSQMGNRENALRLLKSQLYEMELEKRRAAQAVIEAGKKKIEWGSQIRSYVFDDRRVKDHRTNYQTSDVNGVMDGDLDDFIKAYLMEYGGD, from the exons ATGATAACGGCAGACCAACTGAAAGATGTGTTGGAGCGCGAGCATGCGCTGAGGGGGTATCTT GACGTCGATGCAAAGATCATCCAATTAGAAGAAGAGGAACTGCGGACCCAGTCGCCCGATTTCTGGAACGATGCCAAAGCGGCAGAGAAACAGATGAAGGTGGTGCGTGAACTGAAGTTCTGGATCAATGCCTACCAGGAGGTGAAGGCTGTGGCTGATGAGTTACAGCTCGCTTTCGACTTTGTGAAGGAGGGCATCGTCTCGGAAGAGGAGGTAGATGCACAGTATGCTGAAGCAATCCGCCTGACCGAAGAGCTGGAGCTGAAGAACATGCTTCGCCGTGAGGAGGACAAACTTGGAGCGGTACTGAAGATTAACGCCGGTGCCGGCGGCACCGAGAGCCAGGACTGGGCATCGATGCTCTTCCGCATGTACCAGCGCTGGTGCGAAAGCAAGAATTACAAGACCACCGTCACCAACTGGCAGGATGGCGATGATGCCGGTATCAAGACTGCCACCCTCCAGGTGGAAGGAGATCTGGCCTACGGATTCCTGAAAAGCGAGAACGGGGTGCATCGCCTGGTGAGGGTATCACCCTACAATGCACAGGGAAAAAGGATGACCTCCTTTGCATCTGTATTCGTGGTACCCCTGGTGGACGATACCATCGAGATAGAGGTGAATGCGGCCAACCTGAGCTGGGACACCTTCCGCTCCTCCGGTGCGGGAGGCCAGAACGTGAACAAGGTGGAGACCGGTGTTCGCCTCCATTACTTCCACAAGGATCCCGATACCGGTGAAGAACAGGAGATCGTAATCGAGAACACCGAGAGCCGCTCGCAAATGGGTAACCGCGAAAATGCCTTGCGACTCCTCAAGTCGCAGCTCTATGAGATGGAGCTGGAGAAGCGACGCGCCGCACAGGCTGTCATCGAGGCAGGGAAGAAGAAGATTGAATGGGGTTCTCAGATTCGCAGCTACGTGTTCGACGACCGCCGCGTGAAAGATCACCGCACCAACTACCAGACATCCGACGTGAATGGTGTGATGGACGGCGACCTTGACGACTTCATCAAGGCCTACCTGATGGAATACGGCGGCGACTAG